The following are encoded together in the Juglans microcarpa x Juglans regia isolate MS1-56 chromosome 2D, Jm3101_v1.0, whole genome shotgun sequence genome:
- the LOC121248884 gene encoding cytochrome b561 domain-containing protein At2g30890-like: protein MLLLQKLGCFVILASIFILALPVVCSSQEPAESASKKDHLDKLSPKFLFEITLHGFLLWASMGFLMPVGILIIRMSNREESGRRLRILFYVHAILQILVVLLATAGAVLSIKNFNNSFNNYHQRIGVALYGIIWLQPLLGIVRPQRGSKGRSVWFFVHWLVGTAISLLGILNIYSGLQAYHEKTSRSIRLWIIIFTAEMSFIAFLYLLQDKWLDMQKQGVIMASEPIRPTEKEVSPRDIEKELMIKSC, encoded by the exons ATGCTGCTACTGCAGAAATTGGGTTGTTTCGTCATTCTAGCAAGTATTTTTATTCTTGCTCTACCAGTTGTTTGTTCTTCTCAAGAACCTGCAGAAAGTGCAAGTAAAAAAGACCACCTTGAtaag CTGAGCCCAAAATTTCTGTTTGAGATTACACTCCATGGCTTTCTCCTCTGGGCTTCAATGGGGTTCTTGATGCCTGTTGGGATACTTATTATAAGAATGTCAAACAGAGAAGAAAGTGGGAGAAGGCTCAGGATTCTGTTCTATGTTCATGCGATATTACAG ATACTGGTGGTACTTCTTGCCACGGCAGGAGCAGTACTGTCCAtcaaaaatttcaacaattCCTTCAACAATTATCATCAAAGAATAGGGGTAGCCCTATATGGTATCATATGGCTGCAACCACTCCTTGGGATTGTAAGGCCACAGAG GGGGTCCAAAGGAAGGAGTGTATGGTTTTTTGTGCATTGGCTAGTTGGAACTGCAATATCCCTACTTGGAATTCTGAATATATATTCAGGTTTACAAGCCTACCATGAAAAGACATCAAGAAGTATAAGGCTTTGGATTATCATTTTCACCGCTGAGATGTCCTTCATTGCCTTCTTGTACCTGCTGCAAGACAAATGGCTGGATATGCAAAAGCAAGGAGTCATTATGGCCAGTGAACCCATAAGGCCAACTGAAAAAGAGGTTTCTCCAAGAGACATTGAAAAGGAGTTGATGATTAAGTCTTGTTGA